One segment of Pseudoalteromonas rubra DNA contains the following:
- a CDS encoding DUF418 domain-containing protein, which produces MNPPRQTLLDVTRGTAVLGILLMNIRLFSEPYAAYFSPLAHTDQSISGHLWWQIQYLFADQKFMAIFSMLFGASTALICDKQLAVGKSPYGYYLKRLAVLLLIGLIHAYLIWHGDILVYYALCGLLPMLFVRVPALLTLLFGLLMLAAGSANNLMTFNALKHLPDPVLSEVVAQHFAHSVLVNQAELDAFTSDWSEQVSMRAQLAAEFHLSTFPAWGIFRVSGLMLIGLALYRFGFISGRLSCRCYRNVALLTIPAGMILSYTGLWLNQHQHWQFPEFFFKNTLWNYWGSVLTACGYMALLAYISKRAWLKPWQDYIAQVGRMALSNYLLQSLMCTLWFYGLGFFATTRMSDAVLTIIVIWAIQLYGSKRWLKHYSSGPVELLWRNLSGR; this is translated from the coding sequence ATGAACCCACCCAGACAAACTTTACTCGACGTCACCAGGGGCACCGCCGTCCTCGGTATTCTGTTGATGAATATTCGTCTTTTCTCTGAGCCCTATGCCGCTTATTTCTCCCCCCTGGCACACACAGACCAATCTATCAGTGGACATCTCTGGTGGCAGATACAGTACCTTTTCGCCGATCAGAAATTTATGGCTATTTTTTCCATGCTGTTTGGGGCCAGTACTGCCCTTATTTGCGATAAACAACTGGCCGTGGGCAAATCACCCTATGGCTACTACCTGAAACGATTGGCCGTTCTGCTGCTCATCGGTCTGATCCATGCCTACCTGATCTGGCATGGTGACATTCTGGTCTATTATGCTCTGTGTGGCCTACTCCCCATGTTATTTGTCCGCGTGCCTGCTTTGTTAACGCTGCTCTTTGGATTGCTGATGCTGGCTGCTGGTAGTGCCAACAACCTGATGACATTTAATGCACTCAAACACCTGCCAGACCCGGTTTTGTCCGAAGTCGTTGCACAACACTTTGCCCATTCCGTACTCGTCAATCAGGCCGAACTGGACGCTTTCACTTCAGATTGGTCAGAGCAAGTCAGCATGCGTGCGCAGCTAGCCGCCGAGTTTCACCTCTCGACTTTTCCTGCCTGGGGGATATTTCGGGTATCGGGTTTAATGCTAATTGGCCTTGCGCTCTATCGATTCGGATTTATATCGGGCCGCTTGTCTTGTCGCTGCTATCGCAATGTGGCGCTGCTTACAATCCCGGCTGGCATGATTTTATCTTACACTGGGCTGTGGCTTAACCAACACCAACACTGGCAATTCCCGGAGTTCTTTTTCAAAAATACGCTCTGGAATTACTGGGGATCCGTACTCACTGCATGCGGCTATATGGCTTTACTGGCGTATATCAGTAAACGAGCATGGCTGAAACCCTGGCAAGATTATATCGCTCAGGTAGGCCGTATGGCTTTGAGTAATTATTTACTGCAAAGCCTGATGTGCACCCTGTGGTTTTACGGACTAGGCTTTTTTGCTACAACCAGGATGTCAGATGCTGTTTTGACCATCATAGTCATCTGGGCTATTCAATTATACGGGTCAAAACGATGGCTAAAACACTATTCATCTGGACCCGTTGAATTACTCTGGCGCAACCTGTCAGGTCGCTGA
- the dsbB gene encoding disulfide bond formation protein DsbB: MLNKLAEFSRTRLAWGLLFFSAFVLEAIALYFQYGMGLEPCIMCIYQRTATLGIVAAGLIGLAAPTSLPVRLIAMICWGVSAIWGWLLAKEHISMQTTTDPFAFTCDFVPNFPSFMPLHEWLPAFFAATGDCGNIDWFFAGLSMPGWMEVIFALYSLCFIAFAAVFIAKR; this comes from the coding sequence ATGTTAAACAAACTTGCTGAATTTTCTCGCACCCGGCTAGCCTGGGGCTTATTGTTTTTTTCTGCTTTTGTGCTCGAAGCTATCGCCCTGTATTTCCAGTATGGGATGGGTCTTGAACCCTGCATCATGTGTATTTATCAGCGTACAGCCACACTGGGTATTGTCGCTGCTGGTTTGATTGGACTGGCTGCTCCGACGAGCCTGCCTGTGAGACTCATTGCGATGATCTGCTGGGGCGTGTCGGCCATTTGGGGCTGGCTACTGGCAAAAGAGCACATTAGTATGCAAACCACCACAGATCCTTTTGCTTTTACCTGTGACTTTGTGCCTAATTTCCCAAGCTTTATGCCGCTGCATGAATGGCTCCCGGCCTTCTTCGCTGCAACCGGCGATTGTGGTAATATAGACTGGTTTTTCGCGGGTCTGTCGATGCCAGGCTGGATGGAAGTCATATTTGCACTTTACAGCCTCTGTTTCATCGCCTTTGCCGCCGTATTTATTGCTAAAAGATGA
- a CDS encoding response regulator, translating to MNELLSSDLSILLLEPSQTQRRIISNELQEEGIRNIESVDTLAAAIESLNNSKPDLVISALYLPDGEALTLLQHIHTELADHQLPFMLVSSETRRVQLEAFKQSGVVAILPKPFNKTHLGKAINATLDILSPEELELDLYDIQELRILVVDDSRLARNHIRRVLNNLGATRISEAEHGAEALTILEDTMFDLIITDFNMPEVNGQELAEAIRNSNEHNHVPILMVSSEANETHLANIAQSGVNALCDKPFEPQVVKQLIYQLLEQS from the coding sequence ATGAATGAACTTTTAAGCTCAGATCTGAGCATCCTACTTCTGGAGCCGTCCCAGACACAAAGACGGATCATCAGTAACGAACTTCAGGAAGAAGGGATCCGCAATATCGAGAGCGTGGACACACTTGCTGCCGCCATCGAGAGCCTGAATAACAGCAAGCCCGATCTGGTGATCAGTGCACTGTATCTGCCTGACGGCGAAGCACTCACCTTATTGCAGCACATCCATACTGAACTGGCTGATCACCAGCTGCCTTTTATGTTGGTATCCAGTGAGACACGCAGAGTGCAGCTGGAAGCGTTCAAACAATCTGGTGTGGTTGCCATTTTGCCGAAACCTTTCAACAAAACGCACCTGGGCAAAGCCATCAACGCGACACTGGATATTCTCTCTCCAGAAGAGCTGGAGCTGGACTTGTATGATATCCAGGAGTTGCGGATCCTGGTCGTAGACGACTCACGTCTGGCGCGCAATCACATCCGCCGGGTGCTGAACAACCTGGGCGCAACTCGGATCAGTGAAGCGGAGCATGGGGCCGAAGCACTCACAATATTAGAAGACACCATGTTTGATCTGATCATTACCGACTTCAATATGCCAGAAGTGAACGGTCAGGAGCTGGCTGAAGCCATTCGAAATTCCAATGAGCATAATCACGTGCCAATTCTCATGGTGTCCTCTGAGGCCAATGAAACGCATCTGGCTAATATTGCGCAATCTGGTGTAAACGCCTTATGCGATAAGCCATTCGAACCTCAGGTCGTGAAACAACTGATCTATCAGCTACTTGAGCAAAGTTAA
- a CDS encoding class I SAM-dependent methyltransferase, giving the protein MNFDPMWDVRFAASDYAYGTEPNDFLKARVKQLRGKRILSLAEGEGRNAVYLAKLGFEVTAVDASIKGIEKARQLAEAMNVRVQFIHADLAEFELGTEQWDSIVSIFAPFARPVRAQLHLRVIRALKPNGVFLTEAYAPEQIRLGTGGGNDVETMLSATQLAEELPGLEWAYLEQLERPVVEGQYHTGQAAVVQGIGVKP; this is encoded by the coding sequence ATGAATTTTGATCCTATGTGGGATGTTCGCTTTGCTGCATCTGATTATGCTTATGGCACAGAGCCGAATGACTTTTTAAAGGCGAGAGTAAAGCAGCTTAGAGGCAAACGTATATTGAGCCTGGCAGAAGGAGAGGGGCGTAATGCAGTATATCTGGCAAAGCTGGGTTTTGAGGTAACGGCTGTTGATGCCTCTATTAAAGGAATAGAGAAAGCGCGGCAGCTGGCAGAGGCGATGAATGTGCGGGTCCAGTTTATCCATGCTGATTTGGCTGAGTTTGAACTGGGTACAGAGCAATGGGATAGTATAGTGTCGATATTTGCACCGTTTGCGAGGCCTGTGCGCGCGCAATTACATTTGCGTGTGATAAGAGCGCTTAAACCCAATGGGGTATTTTTAACGGAAGCTTATGCACCTGAACAGATCCGGTTAGGGACGGGGGGTGGAAATGATGTGGAAACCATGCTGAGTGCGACCCAGCTAGCTGAAGAATTACCTGGGCTGGAGTGGGCGTACCTTGAACAATTAGAGCGCCCGGTCGTAGAAGGACAATATCATACTGGGCAGGCTGCTGTGGTTCAGGGGATTGGCGTTAAACCTTAA
- a CDS encoding helix-turn-helix domain-containing protein, with translation MSFQDLILASSATTCLLFAFLLLSLEHKLRKSSRYLLSYFALIGLVQLVDIASGTSDTLHLFIVPMALMLGPLFYLYVGSQSPNQTASQRQRCLLFLPAGLFLLHIVLVKTAVLTAPLIAHKTALLVLAPAELVYVIAAYFRLKQTSQLLRQTPGAPEPVKLSWLHSLCHLNMLILVFEIIYHISHSTGALSVAHSRVFINTALQLFLLLIAWHVIRSPEVIYTEQQRLAVRKKYQKSGLTPALSAYYGRKLDTLMNDEQLFLDSELTLSTLAERVGLNQHNLSQLLNEHVGSRYHDYINGCRVRHAAELLTTTDCSVEEVAYRSGFGTRAAFYAAFKKHYQLTPAKWRTQSQRPDRLRQSNSTGPDE, from the coding sequence GTGTCATTTCAAGATCTCATTTTGGCAAGTAGCGCGACAACCTGCCTGTTATTTGCGTTTTTATTGTTGTCTTTGGAGCACAAACTACGCAAAAGCAGTCGTTATCTGTTGAGCTATTTTGCGTTAATTGGACTGGTACAGCTGGTGGATATTGCCAGTGGTACGAGTGACACCTTGCACCTTTTTATCGTGCCAATGGCACTGATGCTGGGTCCGCTTTTTTATCTATACGTGGGTTCTCAGAGCCCTAATCAGACTGCTAGTCAGCGACAGCGGTGTTTACTCTTCTTGCCTGCAGGCTTGTTTTTGTTGCACATTGTGCTGGTTAAAACGGCAGTCCTTACAGCGCCGCTAATAGCGCATAAAACAGCATTGCTCGTGCTAGCGCCAGCGGAACTAGTCTATGTCATTGCTGCTTATTTCAGGCTAAAGCAAACATCACAACTACTCCGCCAGACACCTGGCGCCCCTGAGCCTGTCAAACTCAGCTGGCTTCACTCTTTGTGTCATCTCAATATGCTGATCTTGGTGTTTGAAATTATCTATCATATTTCACACTCAACCGGAGCGTTATCTGTGGCGCATAGCAGAGTGTTCATCAATACCGCGTTGCAGTTGTTTTTACTTCTGATAGCCTGGCATGTGATCCGTTCACCTGAGGTTATCTACACCGAACAGCAACGTTTGGCAGTACGCAAAAAATATCAGAAGTCGGGATTGACGCCAGCGCTGTCAGCTTATTATGGGCGTAAGCTGGATACTTTGATGAATGATGAGCAACTATTTCTGGACAGTGAGCTCACCTTAAGCACATTGGCTGAGCGAGTTGGACTCAATCAGCACAATCTGTCGCAGCTATTAAATGAACATGTTGGCAGTCGCTATCATGATTATATTAATGGGTGTCGTGTCAGGCATGCCGCAGAGTTGCTCACAACCACAGACTGTTCGGTGGAAGAGGTTGCGTATCGCTCAGGGTTTGGTACCCGGGCTGCATTTTATGCGGCATTTAAAAAGCACTATCAGCTTACTCCCGCAAAATGGCGTACTCAGTCTCAGCGACCTGACAGGTTGCGCCAGAGTAATTCAACGGGTCCAGATGAATAG
- a CDS encoding nucleotide triphosphate diphosphatase NUDT15: MQSVVRVGVAVVIKRRGQILLGERIGAHGAHTWATPGGHLELGESIEQCARREVLEETGLELTRVTRLDYTNDVFESEGKHYITLFMLGECLEGEAQLLEPEKCLQWRWFSPDTLPQPLFLSLQNLLAQNPSGLS, encoded by the coding sequence ATGCAGTCAGTTGTGCGGGTCGGTGTAGCCGTGGTGATTAAACGCCGGGGGCAAATCTTACTGGGTGAACGCATTGGGGCACATGGCGCCCATACCTGGGCTACGCCTGGCGGTCATCTTGAGCTGGGGGAGAGTATAGAGCAGTGTGCGCGACGTGAAGTACTGGAAGAAACCGGGCTTGAACTGACCCGGGTCACGCGGTTGGATTACACTAATGATGTGTTTGAGAGCGAAGGTAAGCACTACATCACCTTATTTATGTTGGGGGAGTGCTTAGAGGGTGAAGCCCAGTTACTGGAACCTGAAAAATGTCTGCAGTGGCGATGGTTTTCACCCGATACTTTGCCACAGCCCTTGTTTTTATCTTTGCAGAATCTATTGGCTCAAAACCCCTCTGGGCTGAGCTAA
- the prmB gene encoding 50S ribosomal protein L3 N(5)-glutamine methyltransferase: MSDSVISQAMAEEAYQDLVTIQDWLRWTASQFAGNGVFFGHGTDNPWDEAVSLVLPLLNLPVDAPKELISARLTHSEKVRLVEYLRLRIDERIPVAYLTNQAWFAGLPFYVDERVLVPRSPFAELIEAQFTPWLKSPEKVTRILDMCTGSGCIAIALAKAFEQAQVDAVDISFDALAVAEMNIHDHQAQEQVFAIQSDVFSGVPGQQYDLIVANPPYVDAEDMADLPEEFHHEPELGLASGEDGLDVTRTLLQEAAGHLTDEGLLFVEVGNSMVHMEALYPGAPFTWLEFERGGLGVFVISKKQLLDYFND; the protein is encoded by the coding sequence ATGAGCGACTCTGTTATTTCTCAGGCGATGGCTGAAGAAGCCTATCAGGATTTAGTCACCATTCAGGATTGGTTACGCTGGACTGCCAGCCAGTTTGCGGGCAATGGCGTGTTTTTTGGTCATGGCACCGATAACCCGTGGGATGAGGCGGTCAGCCTGGTTCTGCCATTGCTCAACTTGCCCGTTGATGCGCCGAAAGAGTTAATTAGCGCGCGTCTGACACACAGTGAGAAAGTCAGGCTGGTAGAATATCTCAGATTGCGCATCGATGAGCGTATTCCGGTTGCTTACCTGACCAATCAGGCCTGGTTCGCAGGACTGCCTTTTTATGTGGATGAGCGTGTGTTAGTGCCCCGTTCGCCTTTTGCAGAGCTGATCGAAGCGCAGTTCACGCCTTGGTTAAAGTCACCGGAAAAAGTCACCCGTATATTAGATATGTGTACTGGATCGGGGTGTATTGCAATCGCATTGGCCAAGGCCTTTGAGCAGGCTCAGGTGGATGCGGTTGATATTTCTTTCGATGCCCTGGCAGTGGCCGAAATGAACATTCATGACCATCAGGCACAGGAGCAGGTGTTTGCGATTCAGTCCGATGTGTTTAGCGGTGTACCTGGGCAGCAATATGATCTGATCGTAGCAAACCCGCCCTATGTTGATGCGGAAGATATGGCGGACCTCCCGGAGGAGTTCCACCATGAACCAGAACTCGGTCTGGCTTCGGGTGAAGACGGTCTGGATGTCACCCGGACTTTGTTGCAAGAGGCCGCCGGACACCTTACCGATGAGGGCTTGTTATTTGTCGAGGTGGGTAATTCTATGGTACATATGGAAGCGCTTTATCCAGGCGCGCCATTTACCTGGCTGGAATTTGAACGCGGTGGACTGGGCGTGTTTGTGATCAGTAAAAAACAGTTACTGGATTACTTTAACGACTAA
- the smrB gene encoding endonuclease SmrB has protein sequence MNTDKPNSQLPEDDFALFREAISGTSQFKQDTVQQARRQTRFKGEVIAEQKKQHQAEFYFSDEYVPDIDTHGTVNYVRPGADKYLAKQLRRGDYAPELILDMHGMNKETAKDELAALIHACKKQHVACACIVHGIGERVLKHKVPQYLVQHPDILAIHQAPLEYGGKGAVLILVDLPQNMEFRR, from the coding sequence ATGAACACAGATAAACCAAACTCACAACTGCCAGAAGATGATTTCGCCTTGTTCCGTGAGGCAATATCAGGTACCAGTCAGTTCAAACAAGATACCGTGCAACAAGCCAGACGTCAGACGCGCTTTAAAGGTGAAGTGATCGCCGAGCAAAAAAAGCAGCATCAGGCTGAGTTCTATTTTTCAGACGAATATGTTCCGGACATAGACACTCATGGCACCGTCAATTATGTTCGCCCGGGTGCGGACAAGTACCTCGCCAAGCAACTGCGCCGCGGTGATTACGCGCCTGAGCTGATCCTCGACATGCATGGTATGAACAAAGAAACGGCCAAAGATGAGCTGGCTGCGTTGATCCACGCCTGCAAAAAACAGCATGTCGCTTGTGCTTGCATTGTACATGGCATTGGCGAACGCGTGTTAAAGCACAAAGTGCCGCAATATCTGGTGCAACACCCAGATATATTAGCAATCCATCAGGCCCCATTAGAATATGGTGGAAAAGGTGCTGTCCTGATCCTGGTCGATTTACCACAAAATATGGAATTTCGTCGCTAA
- a CDS encoding peroxiredoxin C, whose protein sequence is MGVLVGRKAPDFTAAAVLGNGEIVDGYNLHERIKGKKAVIFFYPLDFTFVCPSELIAFDKRYEEFQKRGVEVIGVSIDSQFSHNAWRNTPVNEGGIGPVKYDLVADVKHEICQAYDVEHPEAGVAFRGSFLIDSEGNVRHQVVNDLPLGRNIDEMLRMVDALAFHEEHGEVCPAGWTEGKKGMDASPEGVAKFLSENEGDL, encoded by the coding sequence ATGGGTGTATTAGTAGGCCGCAAGGCACCTGACTTTACAGCAGCAGCAGTTTTAGGTAACGGTGAAATCGTAGATGGTTACAATCTACATGAGCGTATTAAAGGTAAAAAAGCGGTTATTTTCTTTTACCCACTAGACTTCACTTTCGTTTGTCCTTCTGAGCTAATCGCATTTGACAAGCGTTACGAAGAATTCCAAAAGCGTGGTGTTGAAGTGATCGGTGTTTCAATCGATTCTCAATTCTCTCACAACGCATGGCGTAACACCCCTGTAAACGAAGGCGGTATTGGTCCGGTTAAGTATGACCTGGTTGCTGACGTGAAGCACGAAATCTGTCAGGCATATGACGTTGAGCACCCAGAAGCTGGCGTTGCTTTCCGTGGTTCATTCCTGATCGATTCTGAAGGTAATGTACGTCACCAGGTAGTAAACGATCTGCCTCTGGGCCGTAACATCGACGAAATGCTGCGCATGGTTGACGCGCTGGCGTTCCACGAAGAGCACGGTGAAGTATGTCCAGCTGGTTGGACTGAAGGCAAAAAAGGTATGGACGCAAGCCCTGAAGGTGTTGCTAAGTTCCTTTCTGAAAACGAAGGCGACCTGTAA
- the fadR gene encoding fatty acid metabolism transcriptional regulator FadR: MRIFKAKSPAGFAEEYIVESIWNGEFPPGSILPAERELSELIGVTRTTLREVLQRLARDGWLTIQHGKPTRVNNFWETSGLNILETLARLDEDKVPELTDQLLSARTNISAIYTRAAIKFNPQSVVDILSKHAEVADTAEAFAEYDYRVHHQLASAGNNKIYVLILNGFKGLYSKIGCHYFSDPRTRELAREFYADLTALAEKGEHDGAITLMRRYGHRSGEIWQQLRGDMPDDIMD, from the coding sequence ATGAGAATCTTTAAAGCCAAGAGCCCAGCAGGTTTTGCTGAGGAGTATATTGTCGAGTCAATTTGGAATGGCGAATTTCCTCCCGGCTCCATTTTACCAGCCGAACGTGAGCTGTCAGAGCTTATTGGTGTCACTCGCACCACCTTGCGTGAAGTATTGCAGCGTCTGGCGCGTGATGGCTGGCTGACTATCCAGCATGGTAAACCAACGCGGGTAAACAATTTCTGGGAAACGTCAGGACTAAATATTCTTGAGACACTTGCACGGCTGGATGAAGACAAAGTGCCCGAGTTGACCGATCAGTTGCTGTCTGCACGTACCAACATCAGTGCTATCTATACTCGTGCGGCCATTAAGTTCAACCCTCAATCTGTGGTCGACATTTTGTCTAAACATGCTGAAGTTGCAGATACAGCAGAAGCGTTTGCTGAATATGACTATCGGGTTCATCATCAACTAGCTAGTGCCGGCAACAATAAAATTTACGTGTTGATCCTTAACGGATTTAAAGGGCTCTATTCAAAGATTGGTTGTCATTACTTCTCAGATCCGCGCACCCGCGAACTTGCTCGTGAGTTTTATGCTGATTTGACAGCGCTGGCAGAAAAAGGCGAGCACGACGGCGCGATTACACTGATGCGTCGATACGGTCATCGCTCAGGTGAAATTTGGCAGCAGCTACGTGGCGACATGCCTGATGACATCATGGATTAA
- a CDS encoding helix-turn-helix domain-containing protein, translated as MDIADVAKASGLKPSTLRYYEQKGLIHSAGRHGLRRYYDAAVLEKLALINLGRYVGLSLDEIGQMLLPKGVDIDRALLRQKTAELDKQIASMQAIRDSLHHAAHCPAPNHLACPTFQRLMKLAGKRLKPQKSKL; from the coding sequence ATGGATATTGCCGATGTCGCCAAAGCCTCCGGGCTAAAACCTTCCACGCTCAGGTATTACGAACAAAAAGGCCTGATCCACAGCGCTGGTCGACACGGGCTGCGCCGCTATTACGACGCCGCAGTGCTGGAGAAGCTCGCACTCATAAACCTAGGTCGCTATGTCGGTTTATCTCTGGATGAAATCGGACAGATGCTGCTGCCCAAGGGGGTAGACATAGACCGCGCCCTGCTGCGCCAAAAAACCGCAGAGCTGGATAAACAAATTGCCTCTATGCAAGCCATTCGAGACAGTCTTCACCATGCTGCGCACTGCCCGGCGCCTAATCATCTGGCCTGTCCGACTTTTCAGCGACTCATGAAATTGGCCGGAAAGCGCCTAAAACCACAAAAAAGTAAGCTTTAA
- a CDS encoding TonB-dependent receptor, with the protein MNNRLPSIAHLCASCVLFSSISWADTQPDSDNDVFALSIDELMEVTVEARKVKEDALAIPVSISVMSEQFLRERNVNTLLEAAYFIPNIDITTVGENSGCTHCANITIRGIGQVDPLPTVDPSVGLYLDGVYYARSPGGIFDLYDVRQIEVLRGPQGAIFGKNTIGGAVTIYTHDPIADTFADGEITLGAFERRDVRMRANLELNDSLSSRLTFTHLNRDGFVRRDNGEFEGGQDEWAVSAKFRYQVTPELTTQLSVDQRRINSGSAPSILAAKNDQADLLVLYNDLVTQSGVADPYPPLQIFGSAHQSASRGTNFNTLDQSGALLSVEWQTPKQWQIKSLTAYREFYATYGRDFDNNPAVIGDTQDFQRQFQFSQELNISGSALNDQLSWLVGLFHFDEHINHLTDLVFIGGLYQALENVQGPLDGSPLNNPTSIGGPGNPLNIGLDIDSGFDNEVDIKSTAIYTHAKYALTRHWAFHFGGRLTFEDKMQQVQSDADNAGVILIDRTQQTQGQKNGGPIERSWRVFSPQGGLEYHFNDKHFVYLSASRGFKSGGFNGIPNSPTSAQPFDPEYLKAYELGYKTKLLADTLQLSVAAFDMQHKAMQLRGGQSTDAGLEIFIDNVGETSIRGIEASFKAIPAHDWHLSGNLSYTDAQFDSVGTATQVTTDSTLMRSPRWTAALGLRYHWPIAQQQPVKVSLNWGFRSKTYNDVYNTELGAQGSFALLNARISHAITAQMEVALFVRNLTDKRVLIGGNDFTEVFGVSEHYLALPREWGLSLSYQF; encoded by the coding sequence ATGAACAATAGACTCCCCAGCATCGCGCACTTGTGCGCAAGTTGTGTGCTGTTTAGCTCAATATCCTGGGCTGATACACAGCCCGATAGTGACAACGATGTATTTGCTTTGTCTATTGATGAGCTGATGGAAGTAACCGTTGAGGCACGAAAAGTCAAAGAGGATGCACTGGCTATACCCGTCTCTATTTCCGTCATGTCTGAACAATTTCTGCGCGAACGCAACGTCAATACTTTGCTAGAAGCCGCTTATTTTATTCCCAATATAGATATCACCACGGTCGGCGAAAACTCTGGCTGTACACACTGTGCCAACATTACCATCCGTGGCATTGGTCAGGTTGACCCGCTTCCCACCGTCGATCCCAGTGTGGGGCTTTATCTAGATGGGGTTTACTATGCACGCTCCCCAGGGGGAATTTTTGACCTGTATGATGTACGTCAGATAGAAGTACTACGAGGCCCTCAGGGCGCTATTTTCGGTAAAAACACCATAGGCGGCGCTGTCACTATCTACACACACGACCCCATCGCAGATACTTTTGCAGATGGCGAAATCACGCTGGGCGCTTTTGAGCGCCGAGATGTACGTATGCGCGCTAACCTTGAGCTCAACGACTCACTCAGTAGCCGTTTGACATTCACTCACCTCAATCGGGATGGTTTTGTCAGGCGTGACAATGGCGAATTTGAAGGTGGGCAAGATGAGTGGGCGGTCAGCGCCAAGTTTCGCTACCAGGTGACGCCTGAATTAACGACTCAATTATCTGTGGATCAGCGCAGGATCAATTCAGGCTCCGCCCCATCTATCCTTGCAGCTAAAAACGACCAAGCCGACTTGCTAGTGCTATACAACGACTTAGTCACACAAAGTGGCGTTGCTGATCCTTACCCGCCGCTACAGATCTTCGGTTCAGCACACCAAAGCGCTTCGCGCGGCACAAACTTTAACACACTAGATCAATCCGGTGCTTTGCTCTCAGTCGAATGGCAAACCCCAAAACAGTGGCAAATAAAGTCCTTGACGGCCTATCGGGAGTTTTACGCAACCTATGGTCGCGATTTTGACAATAACCCGGCTGTCATTGGCGATACGCAGGATTTTCAGCGTCAGTTTCAGTTCAGCCAGGAACTGAATATCAGCGGCAGTGCCCTGAACGATCAACTCAGTTGGTTAGTCGGCTTATTCCATTTTGATGAACACATCAATCATCTGACCGACCTGGTCTTTATCGGTGGGTTATATCAGGCACTGGAAAATGTACAAGGACCATTAGACGGCTCGCCACTGAATAACCCCACCAGCATAGGCGGGCCAGGTAACCCGCTCAACATTGGCCTGGACATAGACAGTGGTTTTGACAATGAAGTGGATATTAAAAGTACCGCAATATACACCCATGCCAAATACGCACTGACGCGTCACTGGGCTTTTCATTTTGGTGGGCGGCTTACGTTCGAAGATAAGATGCAACAGGTTCAGAGTGACGCAGACAATGCGGGGGTCATTTTGATAGACAGAACGCAGCAAACACAGGGGCAAAAAAACGGCGGCCCTATTGAACGAAGTTGGCGAGTGTTTTCTCCGCAAGGCGGATTAGAGTATCACTTTAACGACAAACACTTCGTCTATTTGAGTGCATCACGGGGGTTTAAATCAGGTGGATTTAACGGCATTCCGAATTCCCCCACCTCAGCTCAACCATTTGACCCCGAATACCTGAAGGCTTATGAGCTGGGCTATAAGACCAAATTGCTAGCAGATACTCTTCAACTCAGCGTCGCAGCTTTTGATATGCAGCACAAAGCCATGCAGCTACGGGGTGGCCAATCGACAGACGCCGGCCTTGAGATCTTTATCGACAATGTCGGAGAGACCAGTATTCGGGGCATTGAAGCCAGCTTTAAGGCTATACCTGCACACGACTGGCACCTTTCAGGTAACCTATCATACACAGATGCACAATTTGATTCAGTCGGTACAGCCACACAGGTAACAACAGACAGCACATTAATGCGCTCACCGCGTTGGACTGCAGCATTGGGATTACGTTACCACTGGCCGATTGCACAACAGCAACCAGTTAAGGTGTCACTCAACTGGGGCTTTCGAAGCAAAACGTATAACGATGTATATAATACTGAGCTTGGGGCGCAAGGCAGCTTTGCTCTTTTAAACGCGCGGATCAGTCACGCTATCACAGCACAAATGGAAGTTGCGCTGTTTGTTCGCAACCTCACGGATAAACGCGTGTTAATTGGCGGCAATGACTTTACCGAGGTCTTCGGTGTGTCCGAACATTACCTGGCCCTTCCCAGAGAGTGGGGTCTCTCCCTGTCTTACCAGTTTTAA
- a CDS encoding ComEA family DNA-binding protein — translation MNIKTLLATLALSAALPIMAQPEQTSAATQQVADATVNVNHASAEELTRLPGIGMKKAQAIVRSREEAGDFQDMDALLRVNGIGVNILAKLKGKVTF, via the coding sequence ATGAATATCAAAACACTCTTAGCGACATTGGCGTTATCTGCCGCACTTCCTATTATGGCTCAACCAGAGCAAACATCTGCAGCAACTCAGCAAGTTGCTGATGCTACGGTGAATGTAAACCATGCCAGCGCCGAAGAGTTAACCCGTTTGCCTGGTATTGGGATGAAAAAAGCACAAGCAATTGTCCGCTCACGTGAAGAAGCAGGGGACTTCCAGGATATGGACGCATTATTACGGGTGAATGGCATAGGTGTGAACATCCTTGCCAAACTCAAAGGCAAGGTGACATTTTAG